Proteins encoded within one genomic window of Raineyella fluvialis:
- a CDS encoding transglycosylase domain-containing protein, producing the protein MSVLMGVLAAGFVMPGVGVASATLKAAAAGLQDLPTNLETPPQAERSTLLMSDGTRLATFYDENRVYVPLSEIAPVMQHAQIDIEDNRFYQHGAVDVKGTIRAFLRNSSGGSTQGGSSITQQYVKRVQIETALANGNEQGVQQAQEKSYGRKVQEMRYAIALEKRLSKDQILERYLNIAYYGDGAYGVEAAARHFFNKSAKELNLGEAAMLAGLVQSPDAYNPRLHPEAATQRRNVVLDRMAQLDPTLQDQVNKAKATTFDPSKVNPTRNGCASSTYPFVCEYAVHQLLQSPALGTTVQDRERMLNRGGLTIKLTIDPRVQESAQQAVSDVVSDKDPALGTMVMVKPGTGEIQAMAQSRPSEGNGDGETFYNYNATKAMGGAEGYQAGSTFKIFTLAAAMEKGIPTSQTYPADSPMSFQGTTFQSCNGPFVLREPWTVANSTRSAPSMDLQTATDWSVNTFYVQLIRDAGVCNATRMAQKVGVQLASGGDIVKDFNRTPSFVLGVAEVAPVSMAEAMATFASGGIHCDSIIIGSMTTVDGKPLATPTANCQRTIDADVASSVNNILKGVSANGTGRPAHVDGYDDQAGKTGTTDSNQAVWFVGYTPELAGASMIAIDKTNSFWNSHNKSLKGIRLPDSGTYLTGTGSGDAGRIFKSAMSAGLEGKPATPFGQTKPEFQTGQMVSLPQGVDQMKPDDARKALENAGFTVQQTYLYNAAPYGTFLGVTPKNQAPQSSTVYLNFSAGPSPQGGDQSPSPSPTATKGN; encoded by the coding sequence GTGAGCGTCCTGATGGGTGTGCTCGCGGCCGGCTTCGTCATGCCAGGCGTCGGCGTCGCCTCCGCAACCCTCAAGGCGGCTGCCGCCGGGTTGCAGGACCTGCCCACGAACCTGGAGACACCACCCCAGGCGGAGCGTTCGACGCTGCTGATGTCGGACGGCACGCGACTCGCGACCTTCTACGACGAGAACCGCGTCTACGTCCCGCTCTCCGAGATCGCCCCGGTGATGCAGCACGCGCAGATCGACATCGAGGACAACCGCTTCTACCAGCACGGTGCCGTCGACGTGAAGGGCACGATCCGCGCGTTCCTGCGCAACAGCTCGGGCGGCTCCACCCAGGGCGGCTCGTCGATCACTCAGCAGTACGTGAAGCGGGTCCAGATCGAGACCGCGCTGGCCAACGGCAACGAGCAGGGCGTCCAGCAGGCGCAGGAGAAGTCGTACGGTCGCAAGGTGCAGGAGATGCGCTACGCGATCGCCCTGGAGAAGCGCCTCTCGAAGGACCAGATCCTGGAGCGTTACCTCAACATCGCCTACTACGGCGACGGAGCGTACGGGGTCGAGGCGGCGGCACGACACTTCTTCAACAAGTCGGCGAAGGAGCTGAACCTGGGCGAGGCGGCCATGCTCGCCGGCCTGGTGCAGAGCCCGGACGCCTACAACCCCCGGCTGCATCCCGAAGCCGCGACACAGCGGCGCAACGTGGTGCTGGACCGGATGGCACAGCTCGACCCCACCCTGCAGGACCAGGTGAACAAGGCCAAGGCCACCACCTTCGATCCGTCCAAGGTCAACCCGACGCGCAACGGCTGTGCCTCCAGCACGTACCCGTTCGTCTGCGAGTACGCCGTCCACCAGCTGCTGCAGTCGCCCGCACTGGGCACGACGGTCCAGGATCGCGAGCGGATGCTGAACCGCGGCGGCCTCACCATCAAGCTGACCATCGACCCGCGCGTCCAGGAGTCGGCGCAGCAGGCCGTGTCGGATGTCGTCTCGGACAAGGACCCGGCGCTCGGCACGATGGTGATGGTCAAGCCCGGCACCGGCGAGATCCAGGCGATGGCCCAGAGCCGCCCCTCGGAGGGCAACGGCGACGGTGAGACGTTCTACAACTACAACGCCACCAAGGCGATGGGCGGCGCCGAGGGCTACCAGGCGGGCTCGACCTTCAAGATCTTCACCCTGGCCGCGGCCATGGAGAAGGGCATCCCCACCAGCCAGACCTACCCGGCGGACTCCCCGATGAGCTTCCAGGGCACGACCTTCCAGTCGTGCAACGGACCGTTCGTCCTGCGCGAGCCGTGGACGGTGGCGAACTCGACCCGCTCGGCCCCGTCGATGGATCTCCAGACCGCCACCGACTGGTCGGTGAACACGTTCTACGTGCAGCTGATCCGCGACGCCGGAGTCTGCAACGCCACCAGGATGGCGCAGAAGGTCGGCGTGCAGCTGGCCAGTGGCGGCGACATCGTCAAGGACTTCAACCGCACCCCGTCCTTCGTCCTCGGTGTCGCCGAGGTCGCCCCGGTGTCGATGGCCGAGGCGATGGCGACCTTCGCCTCCGGCGGTATCCACTGCGACTCGATCATCATCGGCTCGATGACGACCGTCGACGGGAAGCCGCTCGCCACCCCCACCGCGAACTGCCAGCGGACCATCGACGCCGATGTCGCCTCCTCGGTGAACAACATTCTCAAGGGCGTGTCCGCGAACGGCACCGGCCGTCCCGCCCATGTGGACGGCTACGACGACCAAGCGGGCAAGACGGGTACGACCGACAGCAACCAGGCTGTGTGGTTCGTGGGGTACACCCCGGAACTGGCCGGCGCCTCGATGATCGCCATCGACAAGACCAACTCGTTCTGGAACTCCCACAACAAGTCGCTGAAGGGTATTCGCCTCCCCGATTCCGGCACCTACCTGACCGGCACCGGCTCCGGCGACGCCGGGCGCATCTTCAAGTCGGCGATGAGCGCGGGGCTGGAGGGCAAGCCCGCGACGCCCTTCGGGCAGACGAAGCCGGAGTTCCAGACCGGCCAGATGGTCTCGCTCCCCCAGGGAGTGGACCAGATGAAACCCGACGATGCCCG